Proteins encoded within one genomic window of Candidatus Tanganyikabacteria bacterium:
- a CDS encoding response regulator yields MRILVVDDCPDIRGLLASLLALAGWTEVVPVSSARDALAFLRATPRAAGGHPADLILLDVAMPGMDGIELLGILKADPALAEIPVVLLTARKEPAFIERAFAAGAFDYITKPFDRAELAERVRAALQYKLQSDLDRARIRHLTEAARRLEAELAALRNQAGQDALTGLASRSAFDGALEREWRRAARALAPLTIVLVDVDDFAAFTRRRGSLAGNVALKEVGREAAARATRPGSLVARLGTASFAVLLPEARLGEGVEIGRSIRKAVADLTFLGGSNTRGPDLTVSVGVIETAPTLDRPATLRRERVRGSRLDLVACL; encoded by the coding sequence ATGCGCATCCTCGTCGTGGACGATTGCCCCGACATCCGGGGCCTGCTCGCCTCGCTTCTCGCCCTTGCAGGCTGGACCGAGGTCGTGCCCGTCAGTTCGGCCCGCGACGCCCTGGCATTCCTGAGAGCGACGCCGCGAGCGGCCGGCGGCCACCCCGCCGATCTGATCCTGCTGGATGTCGCGATGCCGGGCATGGATGGCATCGAGTTGCTGGGCATCCTCAAGGCCGACCCTGCACTGGCAGAGATTCCGGTGGTCCTCTTGACCGCCCGCAAGGAGCCGGCCTTCATCGAGCGTGCGTTCGCGGCCGGCGCCTTCGACTACATCACGAAGCCCTTCGACCGCGCCGAACTGGCCGAAAGGGTCAGGGCCGCCCTGCAATACAAGCTGCAGAGCGATCTCGACCGAGCCCGCATTCGCCATTTGACCGAGGCGGCCAGGCGCCTCGAGGCCGAGCTGGCGGCGCTCCGCAATCAAGCCGGGCAGGATGCCCTCACGGGCCTGGCGAGCCGCTCCGCCTTCGACGGGGCCCTCGAGCGCGAGTGGCGCCGGGCTGCCCGGGCACTCGCGCCGCTCACGATCGTCCTGGTGGATGTCGACGATTTCGCGGCCTTCACCCGCCGTCGCGGCAGCCTCGCGGGCAACGTCGCGCTCAAGGAGGTCGGCCGCGAGGCCGCGGCCCGGGCGACGCGGCCCGGCAGCCTCGTAGCGCGACTGGGTACGGCTTCCTTCGCGGTCCTCCTCCCGGAGGCCCGCCTCGGGGAAGGAGTGGAGATCGGCCGGTCGATTCGCAAGGCGGTAGCCGACCTCACGTTTCTTGGCGGCAGCAATACCCGGGGGCCCGACCTGACCGTGAGCGTCGGCGTGATCGAGACGGCGCCCACGCTGGACCGGCCCGCTACCCTCAGGCGGGAACGCGTCAGGGGGTCGCGGCTGGATCTCGTCGCATGCCTGTGA